In one Lachnospiraceae bacterium GAM79 genomic region, the following are encoded:
- the hcp gene encoding hydroxylamine reductase, translating into MSNMFCFQCQQTAGNKACVNTGVCGKQPSTSNLQDELICELIRLAEAAELTKKSMQQKKETDPKLLSRYLNNRKSADRLLIDGLFTTLTNVNFDDKSIKDYIKEVQKNQKDIMRCMPTDICSISDIAYKNFPTTNMNSQTANMNFSDTDMNAPTTNMNFSDTDTNSPTANMNFSDTDTNSPTANMNFSDTDINAPTANMNFSDTDMNSSTANINPPTCGLKDPHDIPVISLWDGTDDIVSLRSTLLFGLKGMAAYAHHAMNLGYQNDNVTTWFYKGLCEVNREHSVEEWIELIMEFGKVNYQCMELLDKANTESFGTPTPTKVHTDIRKGPFIVVSGHDLRDLDLLLKQTEGTGVNVYTHCEMLPAHGYPKLAAYKHLAGNFGTAWQSQQTEFENIPAPVLFTTNCLMPPRPSYEDRIYTTSVVGYEGMVHIKGTKDGKKDFTPIIKHALKLGGYEHDHSMSGINGGHILTTGFAHGAVLSHADKLTAAIKNGDIKHIFLVGGCDGAHPGRNYYTEFVKQTPMDSLVLTLACGKYRFNDLDLGEIDGIPRILDMGQCNDSYSAIKVALALAEAFGCDINELPLTLVLSWYEQKAVCILLTLLALGVKNIYLGPTLPAFMTETVVRFLVDTYNLQPITAPEQDMDAILGRG; encoded by the coding sequence ATGTCAAATATGTTTTGTTTTCAGTGCCAGCAGACAGCTGGCAATAAAGCCTGTGTGAATACCGGAGTCTGCGGTAAGCAGCCCTCGACATCCAATCTGCAGGACGAATTGATCTGTGAACTGATACGACTTGCCGAAGCAGCCGAGCTTACAAAGAAATCCATGCAACAGAAAAAAGAGACAGATCCCAAACTTCTGTCCCGATACCTGAACAACCGAAAATCCGCTGATCGTCTGCTGATCGATGGTTTATTTACAACACTTACAAATGTGAATTTTGATGATAAATCAATCAAAGATTACATCAAAGAAGTGCAGAAAAACCAGAAAGATATCATGCGCTGTATGCCTACAGACATATGTAGCATATCAGATATCGCATATAAGAACTTCCCGACTACAAATATGAATTCACAAACTGCAAATATGAATTTCTCAGATACAGATATGAATGCACCAACTACAAATATGAATTTCTCAGATACAGATACGAATTCACCAACCGCAAATATGAATTTCTCAGATACAGATACGAATTCACCAACCGCAAATATGAATTTCTCAGATACAGATATAAATGCACCAACCGCAAATATGAATTTCTCAGATACAGATATGAATTCATCAACAGCAAATATCAATCCTCCGACCTGTGGATTGAAAGATCCACATGATATACCGGTAATCAGCCTGTGGGATGGTACGGACGATATCGTGTCACTCCGCTCCACGTTATTGTTCGGCTTAAAGGGAATGGCGGCGTATGCGCATCATGCAATGAATCTCGGCTATCAAAATGATAATGTAACAACCTGGTTCTATAAGGGCTTGTGTGAAGTGAACCGTGAACACTCGGTAGAAGAATGGATCGAGCTTATTATGGAATTTGGAAAAGTGAACTATCAATGCATGGAACTGCTCGATAAGGCAAATACCGAATCCTTCGGCACACCAACGCCGACTAAGGTTCACACCGATATCCGCAAGGGGCCTTTCATCGTTGTATCCGGTCATGATCTCCGCGATCTGGATCTGCTCTTAAAACAGACCGAAGGAACCGGTGTCAATGTCTATACACATTGCGAAATGCTTCCGGCTCACGGCTATCCAAAATTAGCCGCCTATAAGCATCTTGCCGGCAACTTCGGAACTGCATGGCAAAGCCAGCAGACGGAATTTGAAAATATCCCTGCACCCGTCCTCTTTACAACCAACTGCCTGATGCCCCCACGCCCAAGCTATGAAGATCGCATCTACACCACCTCTGTTGTCGGCTATGAAGGAATGGTGCATATCAAGGGAACAAAGGATGGCAAAAAGGATTTTACTCCGATCATCAAGCATGCCCTAAAGCTGGGCGGCTATGAACACGATCACAGCATGAGCGGTATCAATGGCGGACATATCCTGACAACAGGATTTGCACATGGCGCAGTCCTCTCCCATGCAGATAAACTTACAGCCGCCATCAAGAATGGTGATATCAAACACATCTTCTTGGTTGGCGGCTGCGACGGTGCCCATCCGGGCAGAAATTATTATACGGAATTTGTAAAACAGACTCCTATGGATTCTCTCGTTCTGACACTTGCCTGTGGCAAATACCGGTTCAATGATCTTGACCTTGGCGAGATCGATGGAATCCCTAGGATCTTAGATATGGGACAGTGTAACGATTCTTACAGTGCGATCAAGGTTGCCCTTGCACTGGCAGAAGCCTTCGGCTGTGATATCAACGAGCTTCCTCTGACTCTCGTTCTTTCATGGTATGAACAGAAGGCTGTCTGCATCCTTTTAACCCTGCTTGCCCTCGGTGTCAAAAACATCTATCTCGGTCCAACCCTTCCGGCATTCATGACAGAGACCGTTGTCCGTTTTCTGGTT